The DNA sequence ATAATTACTGGTTTTGAATAGTAATTAGATCTGTTGGCAAGTGCAATTCTTCTACCTTCACCATTTGTATAATATCCCCAGTCTGAGTTATACGTTCTGTCTGGTTTTCCGTCCTTATCTGGATTATACTTAATATAATCAGAAATAGAAGGAGCAAAAGATCTCTGATCATGCCACTGAGGAGATGACGTAATCATAAATTGGAAGTTATGTTTTTTACTTGGCTCCCAACCTAAAGCAAAATAATATGCATAAGATTCAAAATCTGTATTTTGAATATAAGTACCACCAGCTGTTCTGCTTATTAAGAAAGATGAAGACCATCCGTTGTTTAATTTTCCTGTATTATAAGCAAATGATGTTTTTAAGTAATCATTATTACCAACGCCTAATCTTATTACACCTCCTTTCTTCATATCTGCTGCACGGGTAATGAAGTTAATTGTTCCCCCCACAGAAGCGATTCCTAATTTAGATGAACCTAAACCTCTTTGAGTTTGGATGAAACTTGTAACATCAGATAAACCTGTCCAGTTAGAATAGTATACAGTACCCCCTTCCATATCGTTTACTGGCATACCATTTACCATTACGGCGATATTTCGAGATTCAAAACCTCTCATAACGATACCTCCGTCACCAAAACCTCCTCCAGATTTAGTTGCATACACCGAAGGTGTAGAATTTAAAATTTCAGTAAGTTCTTGGTTCCCTAGTCGTTCGATAATCTGTGCTGCTTTAATAGTAGAAGCTGCAACAGGTGTTTTTCTATCTTTAGCGATATCGGTTACACCTTGTAAAATTACCTCCTCAATGTCTTTGGACCTTTTGATCGTGTCCTGTGTTTCTTGAGCGTAATAAACACTAGCTGTAGACAATGTAATTACTACAGTCAGTATCGATTTGTTGATTAATTTCATAATCGTTAGTAATAGTTAGATTTAAATTTTATGCAAAAGTCGCTAAATAAAATTTAACCAATATTAACTCAATGTTAATTTTTAACTAATATTAAGAATTATTAAACTGTTGATTTGTAGCTATTTAAGTAAAAAAGGTGTTTTTGTGTTAAAAAAATGCATTGCATAATATGTAAAAAAGCATAGTTATTTTTATTAAAAATACAACACTACTTCACGGCTTTGAGGCTTAAATCAATGTTGTCAGCCGAGTGTGTGAGGGCTCCGACAGAAATGTAGGTCACTCCAGTAGAGGCAATTTCTTTAAGTTCATCTCTTGTAATTCCACCTGAAGCTTCAGATTCACAAACTCCATTAATCATTTCAACTGCCTGCTTCATTGTTTTAACATCCATATTATCAAGCATAATTCTATCTACTTTCGCCTTAATAGCTTCCTGAACCTCCTCAAGGTTTCTCGTTTCTACTTCTATTTTAAGCTTTTTCTTATTCTTTTTGATGTAATCTTTGGCCATTTTTACGGCATTGGTAATGCTGCCGTTATAATCTATGTGGTTGTCTTTCAGCATGATCATGTCGTAAAGTCCATATCTGTGGTTGGTTCCACCTCCAATAGCAACTGCCCATTTTTCACATATCCTAAAATTAGGAGTTGTTTTTCTGGTATCTAATAATTTAGTTTTTGTTCCAACTAATCTGGCATCCCATTCGTGAGTAAGCGTTGCAATTCCACTCATCCTTTGCATACAATTCAGGATCAATCTTTCAGTGGAAAGTATAGATTGAGCACTTCCTGTAACGGTAAAAGCGATGTCACCTACCTTTGCGGCTTCTCCATCTTTGATGAAGGTTTCAACTTTTAAGTTTTTATCAAAAGTTTTGAATATAATCTCAGCTAGTTCTACTCCTGCAAGAATACAATCTTGTTTTACCAGTAGTTTGGCACTTTGCTTCAGATCTTTAGGAATTGTAGATAAGGTAGAATGATCACCTTCTTGGATGTCTTCTTCCAGAGCTGATTTTATAAATAATTTAAGTGCTTTATCTGTTACGTAGTTTGGCTTTTTCATGTTTTGTATACTTTTAAGCTAGATCTTTATTATAAAATGCTCCTTTGTTCTCTGTCATTTGCATGGACTGCGTAATGATGAGATGTGCAACGGTGGTTAAATTTCTCAGTTCGGATAATTGAGGAGAAAGAATAGAGTAGCGGTATATTTCATCAACTGCTTCTGCAATTTCATGATGTTTTTGTAAAGCCATCTTCAATCGTCTGTTGCTTCTTACAATACCAACCAAATCGCTCATCATTTCCTGGAGCTGTTTTCTTAAATAGCTCACAATGACCATTTCGTCAATAATCTTCATCCCCTCTTCATTCCATTCGGGGACAGCCTTTAAGTCGTCAAAATTAAAGTTGTTGTGATTTAATAATTCTGCCGTTTTCATAGCAGCGTTGTGACCAAATACAAGGCCTTCAAGTAAAGAGTTGGAAGCTAGTCTGTTGGCTCCGTGTAATCCGGAGTTGGTACATTCTCCTACTGCAAATAGGTTTTTAATAGAAGATTGACCATCCCTATCTACTTCAATCCCCCCCATTAGGTAATGACAGGCTGGAACTACTGGAATTAGTTGTGTAAAAGGATCAATTGCTTCTTCTTTGCATTTTTTATATATATTCGGGAAATGATCTAAGAATTTTTCCTGGTTCATTTCTCTGCAGTCTAAACCGACATACTCATCACCGGAAATTTTCATTTCATTATCAATAGCTCTGGCAACAATATCTCTGGAGGCAAGCTCTTCACGTTCATCATATTTATGCATGAACTTTTCGCCTCTTTTTGTTCTAAGCTTTGCACCATCACCACGCACAGCTTCAGAAATTAAAAATAGCATTCCATCAATTTTGCTGTATAAAGCAGTAGGGTGGAACTGATAATATTGCATATTGGAAACATTACCTTTCGCACGGGCAACGAAAGCGATTCCGTCACCTGTTGCAATAGTTGGGTTGGTTGTGTTTTTATAAACGTGACCTGCTCCTCCCGTAGCAACAAGAGTTATTTTTGAAGTAATTTTTTTAATGGCTTTAGACTTTTCATCTAAAATATAGGCCCCGTAACAGTGGATATCACCTTCATTTAATTCTTTTCCGGGAACATGGTGCTGCGTAATGATATCGATAACATAATGATGATCCAGAATCTCAATGTTTGCGCTGTTTTTAGCGGTAAGCAAAAGTGCTCTTTCAATCTCAAAACCTGTAATATCTTTATGATGAACAATTCTGTTTTCTGTATGTCCTCCCTCTCTTCCTAAAGCAAATTCTCCATTCTTCATGTCAAAGTTTGCGCCCCATTCTACAATTTCATTAAATCTTGCAGGAGCTTCTTTTACCACCATTTCTACTACATCACGTTTGCTTTCTCCGTCACCAGCGCGCATGGTATCTTCAATATGCTTGTCGAAATTGTCTTTCTTGAAATCGGTAACAACGGCTAAACCGCCTTGGGCATATTTTGTATTGCTTTCATCCTCATCAGATTTCGTTACTATTATTATTTTGGCATCAGGAAGTTGTTCAGAAACTTTAATTGCATAAGAAAGTCCGGAGATTCCGGAACCAATTATTAATACATCCGCTTTTATCATATGCTTGCTTTAAGACCGTGGTCTAATCATTAAATAAATTTAAACAATTTTTCGTTTGGTTTCCTCACTTTTTTCATATGTTGGAAGAGGTCCTCTTCAGATCGGTAGCCCATTGCCAGGGTAACGGTTACTTTTTCTATGTCCGGATTAAGACCTAAAATGTTTTCAATCAGATCTTCACGAAAACCTTCCATCGGACAAGTATCAATATTTTCAATAGCTGCAGCATACATTAGATTAGCTAAAACTATATAAGATTGTTTTTCTGCCCAGTTGAAGACTTCTTCATTTTTTTTCTGAGTAATATGTTGATTGATACTCTTTTTAAAAAGATCAAGCTGTTCTAAAGGGATATCTCTTACTTCAGAAATATGATTAAAATAACCTCGGATATAGTTTTCATCGATTGTTTTTTTTGAAACAATGACTATAAGATGGGAGCAAGTGGAAATTTGAGAAGGATTATAAAAAGCGGGTATCAGCTTTTGTTTCATTTCTTCGCTTTCAACAATTAAGATTTTGTAGGGCTGAAGTCCCAAAGAACTTGCAGACAGTTTTCCTGACTCAAGAATGTTATGAAGTGTTTCCTGAGGAATAATTTCTTTATTGAATTTTTTTACAGAATATCTTCTGCTTAAAGCTTCCAAATAATTCATATGACAAATTTAAGAATTGAATATGAATAAAATAGAGTTATCCTAAAATATCTCTGCAAATAGTATAAAAAAGGATTGCTTCATCAATGAGGCAATCCTTTTTCTTTAGAATGAATATTTTACATTACTCCCTATTTTTTACCAATATCCATCCGGAATATTTAATAGCTGTACTCTTTTTATCATTTTCATTCCAGGTTACAGAAAACCAGTAGCTTCCTGTGGATACTTTTCTGCCGACAATCGTTCCGTCCCATCTGTATTTATTGGATTTATCACCCTGGTAAATTTTAGCTCCATACCGGTCGAAAATACTGAAAACCAGGTTTTGTTTAATAGCTAAAGCTGAATAATCGATTACATCATTTACTCCATCTCCGTTAGGGGTGATCACGTTGATCAGATTTGGAACAGTTACAGTAATATCAATAGGTTCACAGTCATAGGCATCTTTTACAAATATGTTGCTTTCCCCTCTTGGTATATTGTTAAATACATTAGAGTTTTGCCAATTGATATTATCTAAAGAATATTGATAAGGCGGTGTTCCACCTGTTACATTCACTGTGATTGAGGTGCTTGTAATATCCACACTGTTAATTACCGGTTGTTCTGAAGGGAATACTTTAACGTTTTGAGTGGCAATACACTCACCTGTCTTTAGTTTTACCCAATAAACCCCTACACCTACATTGGTGATTGTTTGAGTTGTAGCTCCGGTACTCCAAAGGTATGATGCAAATCCAGGACCTGCATCCAGAGTGGTCTTATCCTCAATACAGATTGTTTTGTCTTTTAATACTGTTGAAAGCACAGGGGCAATTACTATGAGTGTTACTTTGGCTATGGCATAGCATCCGTTTGAGTTGGTTACTCGGACATAAACGACTCCATTAGGGGCGATGTATGCTGCGGGTGTGCTGATTTCGTTGGTTCCGTTTGTAGCATCTGTTAGTGATGGGTAGTATTTTTTTGTTAGCCCTAAAGGAGCGGTAGGTGTTACCACAGCAGCTGTCAGGTTAAATGAAGCCAGTGCTGGGGTCGCTTCTATAAAACAGGATCTTAATGTTGCCTCATTCACGGTAACGGTTGGAGCAACTTTTAAGACGACCGTTGCATCGTTATTGTCACATAAAACAGATGTTGGGTCTTTTATGACAACAGAAATATTTGTGGTCGTATTATATTGGAAATTCGTGGGATTTGGAATTGGAGTTCCACTTCCTGTAATATAATATGTAAAATTATAATTGCTGGGAGTTGCGGTAAACTGTGAGTTCAATGTCGTTAAATCAATACTAGCCATGCCTGCTAGATCCGGGCAAATGGTTTTGGTGATCGCAGTTTGTAAAAGAGGAATTTTGTCTACATAAACCTTTACGTTTTTAATAGAATGTCTTGATCTGGCCCCTCCTGTAGAAGCTGAGAATCCGAAATATCCTACGGTCATTGCTGCCGCAGCGCCAGCAGGAGCGAAGGATTGGTTTACGATTAAGTTACCGTCGAGAGTTATTTTTACAATCCAGTTGGCGGGAGCAGCCGGATCAACTTCTCCACTCACTTCAACATGTTTATAGTTGGTTCCCTGAAATGGTTGTGTAACATTCAGATCTGCTGAGTGAAAAGAACTTCCGGGAACATTGAAAAACTCAACATTATTGGTGTCCGTGGTATTTTGAACCTGTCCGTACGCAACATGTACTTTACTCATTCCTGAGCTTCCTGTAGCATTGTTGTACGTGTCAAAAGCTGTAATAAAGCCAATTGCATTTTGAGAAACACCCAATCCGGAACCTAAAATACTTGCAATCGGAGGATTGGCTAAATACCAGAATGCAATACCATCTCCGGTGTATGTTTGGTTTGAATCCATCCTAAAATCGAACTCTACTCTCCATTTGTCACAATATTTTAAGTTGATGGGTTCGTTTAATCTTATGGAACCTGATTGGTCATTGGTATCTGGAGTGAGTTGAACAAAATCGGTATTCACTACAGTTGGAGCAACCATTGTCCATCCTGTTGTGTTCACTGGATTCCCTGTTAGCTGATAAGTTTGTGAGATAAGCTGTAGGGGAAAACAGAGCAAAATGAGAAGAAAATAAAAGGGTATAGTTTTTTTCATAGTTTTTGAATTGTTTATTTTGTAGCGTTATGCTTATAATCAATAGGCTTGTTTATATGTTGTTGTTGATAATTAGTATTTTTTTCTGATGTGGTAAAAAGAATCACTTCAATTTTTTGGAGTGATTCTTTTCTATCATTTCAGTAATGAGCTTAATTACTCTCTGTTTTTCACTAAAATCCACCCTGAATATTTAATGGATGTATTTTTTTTATCATTTTCATTCCATGAAACAGAGTACCAGTAACTTCCTGTAGGTACTTTTCTTCCGCTTAGGGTTCCATCCCATCGGTACTTTGTAGATTTATCCCCCTGGTGAATTTTAGCACCATATCGGTCGAATATATTAAATACAAGGTTTTGTTTATTTGCTAAAGCTGAGTAATCGATCGCATCATTTACTCCATCTCCGTTAGGGGTGATCACATTGATCAGGTTTGGAACAGTTACAGTAATGTCAATAGGCTCACAGTCATAGGCATCTTTTACAAATATGTTGCTTTCCCCTCTTGGTATATTGTTAAATACATTAGAATTTTGCCAATTGATATTATCTAAAGAATATTGATAAGGCGGTGTTCCTCCTGTTACATTCACTGTGATTGAGGTGCTTGCAATATCGACACTGTTAATTACCGGTTGTTCTGAAGGATAAACTTTAACGTTTTGAGTGGCAATACACTCACCTGTCTTTAGTTTTACCCAATAAACCCCTACACCTACATTGGTAATTGTTTGAGTTGTGGCTCCGGTACTCCAAAGGTATGATGCAAATCCAGGACCTGCATCCAGGGTAGTTTTATCCTCAATACAGATTGTTTTGTCTTTTAATACTGTCGAAAGTACGGGGGCAAGTACTATTAGCGTTACTTTGGCTACGGAATAACATCCGTTTGCATTGTTCGTGACCCTAATGTAAATCACTCCATTAGGTGCAATATAAGCAGCTGGTGTTGTGATCTCGTTTGTGCCGTTTAAAGCATCAGTTAATGATGGGTAGTATTTTTTGCTGGTTCCTGCCTGGGTCGTTACTGAAGCAGCTGTTAAATTGAAAGAAGCCATTGCAAGATTTGATTCTAAGAAACAAGATCTTAAAGTAGTATCATTAACGACAACAACAGGGTTTATATTTAATGTGATTTTAGCTA is a window from the Chryseobacterium sp. T16E-39 genome containing:
- the nadB gene encoding L-aspartate oxidase yields the protein MIKADVLIIGSGISGLSYAIKVSEQLPDAKIIIVTKSDEDESNTKYAQGGLAVVTDFKKDNFDKHIEDTMRAGDGESKRDVVEMVVKEAPARFNEIVEWGANFDMKNGEFALGREGGHTENRIVHHKDITGFEIERALLLTAKNSANIEILDHHYVIDIITQHHVPGKELNEGDIHCYGAYILDEKSKAIKKITSKITLVATGGAGHVYKNTTNPTIATGDGIAFVARAKGNVSNMQYYQFHPTALYSKIDGMLFLISEAVRGDGAKLRTKRGEKFMHKYDEREELASRDIVARAIDNEMKISGDEYVGLDCREMNQEKFLDHFPNIYKKCKEEAIDPFTQLIPVVPACHYLMGGIEVDRDGQSSIKNLFAVGECTNSGLHGANRLASNSLLEGLVFGHNAAMKTAELLNHNNFNFDDLKAVPEWNEEGMKIIDEMVIVSYLRKQLQEMMSDLVGIVRSNRRLKMALQKHHEIAEAVDEIYRYSILSPQLSELRNLTTVAHLIITQSMQMTENKGAFYNKDLA
- a CDS encoding NAD(P)H-dependent oxidoreductase; the encoded protein is MNYLEALSRRYSVKKFNKEIIPQETLHNILESGKLSASSLGLQPYKILIVESEEMKQKLIPAFYNPSQISTCSHLIVIVSKKTIDENYIRGYFNHISEVRDIPLEQLDLFKKSINQHITQKKNEEVFNWAEKQSYIVLANLMYAAAIENIDTCPMEGFREDLIENILGLNPDIEKVTVTLAMGYRSEEDLFQHMKKVRKPNEKLFKFI
- a CDS encoding T9SS type B sorting domain-containing protein, which produces MKKTIPFYFLLILLCFPLQLISQTYQLTGNPVNTTGWTMVAPTVVNTDFVQLTPDTNDQSGSIRLNEPINLKYCDKWRVEFDFRMDSNQTYTGDGIAFWYLANPPIASILGSGLGVSQNAIGFITAFDTYNNATGSSGMSKVHVAYGQVQNTTDTNNVEFFNVPGSSFHSADLNVTQPFQGTNYKHVEVSGEVDPAAPANWIVKITLDGNLIVNQSFAPAGAAAAMTVGYFGFSASTGGARSRHSIKNVKVYVDKIPLLQTAITKTICPDLAGMASIDLTTLNSQFTATPSNYNFTYYITGSGTPIPNPTNFQYNTTTNISVVIKDPTSVLCDNNDATVVLKVAPTVTVNEATLRSCFIEATPALASFNLTAAVVTPTAPLGLTKKYYPSLTDATNGTNEISTPAAYIAPNGVVYVRVTNSNGCYAIAKVTLIVIAPVLSTVLKDKTICIEDKTTLDAGPGFASYLWSTGATTQTITNVGVGVYWVKLKTGECIATQNVKVFPSEQPVINSVDITSTSITVNVTGGTPPYQYSLDNINWQNSNVFNNIPRGESNIFVKDAYDCEPIDITVTVPNLINVITPNGDGVNDVIDYSALAIKQNLVFSIFDRYGAKIYQGDKSNKYRWDGTIVGRKVSTGSYWFSVTWNENDKKSTAIKYSGWILVKNRE
- the nadC gene encoding carboxylating nicotinate-nucleotide diphosphorylase, whose product is MKKPNYVTDKALKLFIKSALEEDIQEGDHSTLSTIPKDLKQSAKLLVKQDCILAGVELAEIIFKTFDKNLKVETFIKDGEAAKVGDIAFTVTGSAQSILSTERLILNCMQRMSGIATLTHEWDARLVGTKTKLLDTRKTTPNFRICEKWAVAIGGGTNHRYGLYDMIMLKDNHIDYNGSITNAVKMAKDYIKKNKKKLKIEVETRNLEEVQEAIKAKVDRIMLDNMDVKTMKQAVEMINGVCESEASGGITRDELKEIASTGVTYISVGALTHSADNIDLSLKAVK